One stretch of Dokdonia sp. Hel_I_53 DNA includes these proteins:
- a CDS encoding undecaprenyl-diphosphate phosphatase produces MDYLDALILGVIQGLTEFLPVSSSGHLELGKAVLGDTSVPEESLMFTVVVHFATALSTIVVFRKDIIEIVKGLFSFKWNEETQFSAKIILSMLPAVFIGLFFEEQLEALFGSNILLVGCMLIVTAVLLYFADRAKDTQKNVSFSNAFIIGVSQAVAMIPGISRSGATISTSVLLGNDKSKAARFSFLMVIPLIFGKIAKDLMDGALTSQTGNVSVLIIGFFAAFIAGLVACTWMIKLVKKSKLSWFAVYCLVVGLVAIGFTLYNR; encoded by the coding sequence ATGGATTATTTAGACGCACTTATTCTTGGTGTTATACAAGGACTCACAGAATTTTTACCAGTATCTTCAAGTGGACACTTAGAATTAGGTAAAGCTGTACTGGGAGACACCTCCGTTCCAGAGGAAAGTCTCATGTTTACCGTGGTAGTACATTTTGCTACCGCTTTATCTACTATCGTTGTTTTTAGAAAAGATATTATCGAAATAGTAAAAGGACTTTTTTCGTTTAAGTGGAATGAAGAGACGCAATTTTCTGCAAAAATTATTCTCTCCATGCTTCCTGCTGTTTTTATAGGTTTATTCTTTGAAGAGCAATTAGAAGCATTGTTTGGTAGTAACATTTTACTTGTAGGTTGTATGCTTATAGTAACGGCTGTCTTGTTATATTTTGCAGACAGAGCTAAGGACACACAAAAAAATGTTTCATTTTCAAACGCATTCATTATCGGAGTTTCTCAAGCCGTAGCCATGATACCAGGGATCTCTCGTAGTGGAGCTACTATTTCTACTTCTGTATTGCTGGGTAATGATAAGAGTAAAGCAGCCCGCTTTTCATTTCTAATGGTAATACCATTAATTTTTGGTAAAATAGCAAAGGATTTAATGGATGGGGCGCTTACCTCACAAACAGGGAATGTATCAGTGCTGATTATTGGATTTTTTGCGGCTTTTATAGCTGGTCTTGTAGCTTGTACCTGGATGATTAAATTGGTTAAGAAAAGCAAACTTTCTTGGTTTGCTGTATACTGTCTAGTAGTAGGTTTAGTTGCTATAGGATTCACACTATATAATCGATAA
- the truB gene encoding tRNA pseudouridine(55) synthase TruB: MVEPENTLTDHDYKEGQVLLFDKPLEWTSFQLVNKVRWLIRKNLNIKKIKVGHAGTLDPLATGLMIICTGKFTKRINEFMGQEKEYTGTIYLGATTPSYDLETEIDQTFPTEHITEEAIYAFAKAYQGKIQQRPPIFSALKKEGKRLYEFARAGEEVEIPTREVEITSFEITRIEMPEVDFKVSCSKGTYIRSLAFDFGKALESGAHLTKLRRTRIGDYHVDKAQTLDNFIETFSPAAFES, from the coding sequence ATGGTGGAGCCAGAAAATACATTAACAGACCATGATTATAAAGAAGGGCAGGTGTTACTTTTTGATAAGCCATTAGAGTGGACCTCTTTTCAGCTTGTAAATAAAGTACGCTGGCTTATTCGTAAGAATCTAAATATAAAGAAGATTAAGGTAGGTCATGCTGGAACGTTAGATCCGCTCGCTACAGGCTTAATGATCATTTGTACAGGTAAGTTTACTAAGCGTATAAATGAATTTATGGGTCAGGAAAAAGAGTATACAGGTACTATATATCTTGGAGCTACTACACCTAGCTATGATCTTGAAACAGAAATAGACCAGACCTTCCCTACAGAACATATAACGGAGGAGGCGATATACGCTTTCGCGAAAGCGTACCAAGGAAAGATTCAACAACGGCCTCCTATCTTTTCTGCACTTAAAAAAGAGGGAAAACGACTATACGAATTTGCAAGAGCAGGTGAGGAAGTTGAAATACCCACTAGAGAAGTAGAAATCACTTCCTTTGAAATCACACGTATTGAAATGCCAGAAGTAGATTTTAAGGTGAGTTGTAGTAAAGGTACGTACATACGATCTTTAGCCTTTGACTTTGGTAAAGCGCTAGAAAGTGGTGCGCATCTTACGAAGCTTAGAAGAACTAGAATAGGTGATTATCACGTAGATAAAGCACAAACACTAGATAATTTTATAGAAACGTTCTCTCCAGCAGCTTTTGAAAGCTAA